A single window of Luteipulveratus halotolerans DNA harbors:
- a CDS encoding type II toxin-antitoxin system Phd/YefM family antitoxin yields MRTVALSEAKDKLSSLVEDAATTHEIIRITKHGHDAAVLMSADDLESLHETLRALSTPGAVDELQQARHDFEAGDVVSGDELRRRYGLS; encoded by the coding sequence ATGCGGACAGTTGCACTGAGCGAGGCCAAGGACAAGCTCTCGTCGCTCGTCGAAGACGCGGCGACCACTCACGAGATCATCCGGATCACCAAGCACGGGCACGACGCCGCCGTGCTGATGTCGGCCGATGACCTGGAGTCCTTGCACGAGACACTGCGTGCTCTGTCGACACCGGGCGCGGTCGATGAGCTGCAGCAGGCTCGCCATGACTTCGAGGCCGGTGATGTGGTCAGCGGTGACGAGCTGCGCCGCCGCTACGGCCTCTCGTGA
- a CDS encoding NUDIX domain-containing protein yields the protein MKLLLIRAIDPPSGAERWAPVGGGIEPGETTHEAAAREAYEEAGLIGLAPGPVVWLRDHTYTWDGRVFDVHEQWLLCKVKTFDPVPAQLTASEARSVRGYRWWAAAEMAGSSRTFFPPDLGTHFEMLLANGAPAVPVDIGARG from the coding sequence GTGAAGCTGCTGCTGATCCGGGCGATTGATCCACCGTCGGGTGCCGAGCGCTGGGCACCGGTCGGAGGCGGTATTGAGCCGGGCGAGACAACGCACGAGGCGGCTGCGCGCGAGGCGTACGAAGAGGCCGGCTTGATCGGGTTGGCGCCGGGTCCAGTGGTTTGGCTGCGCGACCACACTTACACCTGGGACGGGCGCGTCTTCGATGTTCACGAGCAGTGGTTGTTGTGCAAGGTCAAGACATTCGACCCGGTGCCCGCACAGCTCACGGCGTCCGAGGCAAGGAGTGTTCGGGGCTACCGCTGGTGGGCGGCTGCTGAGATGGCCGGGTCGTCGCGCACGTTCTTTCCGCCCGATCTTGGCACGCACTTCGAGATGCTCCTGGCCAATGGTGCGCCCGCTGTGCCCGTCGACATCGGGGCGCGCGGTTGA
- a CDS encoding type II toxin-antitoxin system RelE family toxin encodes MTAPTWRVEVSPGAVRSLERLPEKVAAAVVEFITATLPSNPHRLSKPLRYELEGWHVARRGDYRVTFEIHEDDKVLRIGRIEHRAHVYKNR; translated from the coding sequence GTGACCGCACCGACCTGGCGCGTCGAAGTCTCACCTGGCGCGGTCCGTTCGCTCGAACGGCTGCCGGAGAAGGTCGCGGCCGCGGTCGTGGAGTTCATCACCGCCACCCTCCCGAGCAACCCCCACCGCCTCTCCAAGCCCCTGCGCTACGAGCTCGAGGGCTGGCACGTCGCCCGACGCGGCGACTACCGGGTGACATTCGAGATCCACGAGGACGACAAGGTCCTTCGGATCGGCCGCATCGAGCACCGGGCCCACGTCTACAAGAACCGGTGA
- a CDS encoding DivIVA domain-containing protein gives MTMSDTPLFFDSGPQRPERVSLPVLDELTFARSGDGYDPDEVDAFVEQLRGVLDAAEHERTALRADLAQARDQIGGQDNDEIRVDAVGLLSQAQLIADKCIADAETYSRDLMMTARSQYREILERAEEKAAQTAEDVEGATSAGATAAGATAAGAASADATAAEAASASGAAAPEPVVSEVEYVRTYARVAQVQLRAVLDALAEQVDALTELPKPDRPAPAARPAGLSAAPAPVAPEAVAVPVEGDASDDDAADAVTGDVQWDPREVS, from the coding sequence ATGACCATGTCGGACACGCCACTGTTCTTCGACTCCGGCCCGCAGCGCCCCGAGCGCGTCAGCCTGCCGGTGCTGGACGAGCTCACGTTCGCCCGCTCGGGCGACGGCTACGACCCGGACGAGGTCGACGCGTTCGTCGAGCAGCTGCGTGGCGTGCTCGATGCCGCCGAGCACGAGCGCACCGCGCTGCGGGCCGACCTCGCCCAGGCACGCGACCAGATCGGCGGCCAGGACAACGACGAGATCCGCGTCGACGCGGTCGGGCTGCTCAGCCAGGCCCAGCTGATCGCCGACAAGTGCATCGCCGACGCCGAGACGTACTCCCGCGACCTGATGATGACGGCGCGCAGCCAGTATCGCGAGATCCTCGAGCGTGCCGAGGAGAAGGCCGCTCAGACCGCCGAGGACGTCGAGGGTGCGACCTCGGCCGGGGCGACGGCAGCCGGAGCGACGGCAGCCGGTGCGGCCTCGGCCGACGCGACAGCGGCCGAGGCGGCTTCGGCGTCCGGTGCGGCGGCTCCCGAGCCGGTCGTCTCGGAGGTCGAGTACGTCCGCACCTATGCGCGTGTGGCGCAGGTGCAGCTGCGCGCCGTGCTCGACGCGCTCGCCGAGCAGGTCGACGCGCTGACCGAGCTGCCCAAGCCGGACCGGCCGGCGCCTGCAGCCCGCCCCGCGGGTCTGAGTGCTGCCCCGGCGCCGGTGGCGCCCGAGGCGGTTGCCGTCCCCGTCGAGGGCGACGCCTCCGACGACGACGCGGCCGACGCGGTCACCGGCGACGTGCAGTGGGACCCGCGCGAGGTCAGCTGA
- a CDS encoding DNA polymerase III subunit beta family protein, with amino-acid sequence MIDPEPLLTISSFARLVGLSPSALRFYDDCDLLRPYDVDARSGYRYYSADQQRRAVMIRRLREIDLPLHDIRAVLDGDRDEAAALLQRHAGEYAGRARRTGDVVADLVAGLADDDTTASTVTVGGPELASAIRQVSPAAARIADVPALQGVLLEIDGAELAVVATDRYWLALRTLPAYDIAGPVRRLLVHADQLTRVAAWVARHDRVRLCGTDAGATIAAEGGDESLPLDLVDDEFPSYRTIFGGLPTWTSRVIVDRAALQDALDAASADRPVVLSVGADHLDVCADGEAGGVRLDAINSGAELAIAFSPTLLTAALAASVGPDVLLEMSAEDRPVVVRSADQGTFTTLVMPVRREENEVS; translated from the coding sequence GTGATCGACCCCGAGCCGCTGCTGACGATCAGCTCGTTCGCCCGCCTCGTCGGCCTCAGCCCGAGCGCGCTGCGGTTCTACGACGACTGCGACCTGCTGCGTCCGTACGACGTCGACGCCCGCTCGGGCTACCGCTACTACTCCGCCGACCAGCAGCGGCGGGCGGTCATGATCCGGCGGCTGCGCGAGATCGACCTGCCGCTGCACGACATCCGGGCGGTGCTCGACGGCGACCGCGACGAGGCGGCCGCGCTGCTCCAGCGACATGCCGGTGAGTACGCAGGCCGCGCCCGGCGTACGGGCGACGTGGTCGCCGACCTCGTCGCCGGCCTGGCGGACGACGACACGACCGCGTCCACGGTGACCGTCGGTGGGCCAGAGCTCGCGAGCGCGATCCGTCAGGTGTCACCCGCGGCGGCGCGGATCGCGGATGTGCCTGCGCTGCAAGGGGTTCTGCTCGAGATCGACGGCGCTGAGCTGGCGGTCGTCGCCACCGACCGCTACTGGTTGGCGCTGCGCACGCTGCCCGCGTACGACATCGCCGGGCCCGTACGACGACTGCTCGTGCACGCGGACCAGCTCACCCGGGTGGCCGCCTGGGTCGCTCGCCACGACCGCGTCAGGCTGTGCGGCACCGACGCCGGCGCGACGATCGCCGCCGAAGGTGGCGACGAGTCGCTGCCGCTCGACCTGGTCGACGACGAGTTCCCCTCGTACAGAACGATCTTCGGCGGACTGCCGACCTGGACGAGTCGGGTGATCGTCGACCGGGCGGCGTTGCAGGACGCCCTCGACGCAGCGTCCGCCGACCGGCCGGTCGTGCTGTCGGTGGGCGCCGATCACCTCGACGTGTGCGCGGACGGCGAGGCGGGCGGCGTACGACTCGACGCGATCAACTCGGGTGCCGAGCTCGCGATCGCGTTCTCGCCGACCTTGCTCACAGCCGCGCTCGCGGCCAGCGTCGGCCCGGACGTCCTGCTCGAGATGTCCGCGGAGGACCGACCCGTCGTCGTACGGTCCGCCGACCAGGGGACGTTCACGACGCTGGTGATGCCCGTGCGTCGCGAGGAGAACGAGGTCAGCTGA